One part of the Halopenitus persicus genome encodes these proteins:
- a CDS encoding NAD-dependent epimerase/dehydratase family protein produces the protein MGWSEDLRSNLEGIHAVYEAAVDAGLESIVFASSNHAVGMAEVRNEPEVYHDTGVRAGHDEPHRPDSPYGLSKSHGEDLGRLCAEAHGIRFYALRIGAVRAPEYDHPYGDAERGVDEGRWERGDDAYAEQVARMKGLWQSRRDLAQLVDRCLRDDSVEWDHFYGVSANDRRWLDDLDHARETIGYEPQDDGEEWTAPPGEE, from the coding sequence GTGGGCTGGTCCGAGGACCTCCGGTCAAACCTGGAGGGCATCCACGCCGTCTACGAGGCCGCGGTCGACGCGGGCCTCGAGTCGATCGTGTTCGCCTCCTCGAACCACGCCGTCGGGATGGCGGAGGTTCGGAACGAGCCCGAGGTCTACCACGACACGGGGGTTCGTGCGGGACACGACGAGCCCCACCGGCCGGACTCCCCGTACGGACTCTCGAAGAGCCACGGTGAGGACCTCGGCCGGCTCTGCGCCGAGGCGCACGGGATCCGGTTCTACGCGCTCCGGATCGGCGCCGTCCGTGCGCCCGAGTACGATCACCCCTACGGCGACGCCGAGCGCGGCGTCGACGAGGGGCGCTGGGAGCGCGGCGACGACGCCTACGCGGAGCAGGTCGCCCGAATGAAGGGCCTCTGGCAGTCGCGGCGGGACCTCGCGCAGCTCGTCGACCGATGCCTCCGTGACGACTCCGTCGAGTGGGACCACTTCTACGGCGTCAGCGCCAACGACCGCCGCTGGCTCGACGACCTGGACCACGCTCGCGAGACGATCGGCTACGAACCGCAGGACGACGGCGAGGAGTGGACCGCCCCGCCCGGCGAAGAATAG
- a CDS encoding quinone-dependent dihydroorotate dehydrogenase — MTLYDACKPALFALPPETAHRATHRLLRTVQGTPVTELLRRRYVVEDDRLRTTAFGCAFPNPVGVAAGFDKNAEVPRALAALGFGHVEVGGVTAEAQPGNPRPRMFRLRADEALINRMGFNNQGADRVGERLASEPLPDVPVGINVGKSKSTPLSEAPADYRYTYERVADAGDYFVVNVSSPNTPGLRSLQNRDALESILGELVDAGAAPLLVKLSPDLPRPAIEEALAVVDDLDLDGVIATNTTTDRPDSLRSPQRAERGGLSGKPIEGTATDLIRFIAERTDAPIVGVGGIDDAYGAYEKIRAGASVVQLYTGLVYKGPSVARDVNAGLLDLLERDGFESIEAAVGVDRRA, encoded by the coding sequence ATGACTCTCTACGACGCGTGCAAGCCGGCGCTGTTCGCGCTCCCGCCGGAGACCGCACATCGGGCGACCCACCGGCTGTTGCGGACCGTCCAGGGGACTCCGGTGACGGAGCTCCTCCGGCGGCGGTACGTCGTCGAGGACGACCGGCTCCGGACCACGGCGTTCGGCTGCGCGTTCCCGAACCCGGTCGGCGTCGCGGCGGGGTTCGACAAGAACGCCGAGGTTCCCCGCGCGCTGGCCGCGCTGGGGTTCGGCCACGTCGAGGTCGGCGGGGTCACCGCGGAGGCCCAGCCCGGGAACCCGCGGCCGCGGATGTTCCGGCTCCGGGCCGACGAGGCGCTCATCAACCGGATGGGGTTCAACAACCAGGGCGCCGACCGCGTCGGCGAACGGCTCGCGAGCGAGCCGCTGCCGGACGTGCCGGTCGGGATCAACGTCGGGAAGTCGAAGTCGACGCCGCTGTCGGAGGCCCCGGCCGACTACCGATACACGTACGAGCGCGTCGCCGACGCCGGCGACTACTTCGTGGTCAACGTCTCGAGCCCGAACACGCCCGGGCTCCGGTCGCTGCAGAACCGGGACGCCCTCGAGTCGATCCTCGGAGAGCTGGTCGACGCCGGCGCCGCCCCCCTGCTCGTGAAGCTCTCGCCGGACCTGCCGCGGCCCGCCATCGAGGAGGCGCTGGCGGTCGTCGACGACCTCGATCTGGACGGCGTGATCGCGACCAACACGACGACGGACCGGCCGGACTCGCTGCGGAGCCCGCAGCGTGCCGAACGCGGCGGCCTCTCCGGAAAGCCGATCGAGGGGACCGCGACCGACCTGATCCGGTTCATCGCCGAGCGGACCGACGCGCCGATCGTCGGCGTGGGCGGGATCGACGACGCGTACGGCGCCTACGAGAAGATCCGCGCCGGCGCGTCGGTCGTCCAGCTATACACCGGCTTGGTTTATAAGGGGCCGAGCGTCGCCCGCGACGTCAACGCCGGACTCCTCGACCTGCTCGAGCGCGACGGGTTCGAGTCGATCGAGGCGGCCGTGGGCGTTGACCGTCGGGCATAA
- a CDS encoding cupin domain-containing protein yields the protein MGYRVVDPDSVEPAPDRPCEMRGLTEPAGLSEFAMNRYRAAPGERIPLAYHYHERQEEAFYVLSGELAIETPGETYVVPAGQVFAVDPGDPHRAYNPADAEEAVEVLAIGAPQTTGDAKPYESAESDGADRLTE from the coding sequence ATGGGCTACCGCGTCGTCGATCCCGACTCGGTCGAACCGGCCCCGGACCGACCGTGCGAGATGCGCGGGCTGACGGAGCCGGCGGGGCTCTCGGAGTTCGCGATGAACCGCTATCGCGCGGCGCCGGGCGAACGGATCCCGCTGGCGTACCACTACCACGAACGACAGGAGGAGGCGTTCTACGTGCTCTCCGGGGAGCTGGCGATCGAGACGCCGGGGGAGACCTACGTGGTGCCGGCCGGACAGGTGTTCGCCGTCGATCCCGGTGACCCCCATCGCGCGTACAATCCCGCGGACGCCGAGGAGGCAGTCGAGGTGCTCGCGATCGGGGCACCGCAAACGACGGGCGACGCCAAGCCGTACGAGTCGGCCGAATCCGACGGGGCCGATCGGCTGACGGAGTGA